From Salvia splendens isolate huo1 chromosome 16, SspV2, whole genome shotgun sequence, a single genomic window includes:
- the LOC121771128 gene encoding rab GTPase-activating protein 22-like isoform X1, which translates to MVLRTSGVRRRQGIILISQVLTTLTSAAAALLFMPEIFLGGYDQSRIYFFAEANSGSGGGGNVLIPSSFNVGIAIAVTAMAGLALAATLVYSSRSRSLTSPWSRRRRKHALLAKQWKGLFDADGRLSDGGVKFLKKIRTGGVEPSIRMEVWPFLLGMYDVRSSKSERDATKAQKRKEYAELRKQCRQISKRGEQSFKLKDTSGNNSEEEDGEDTSQVFDSSSLDEATSTRPSQLTEVTSSSVEVRGHRELVEQEEDNGEITNENISEAETDPLDSDSSDDLEDTKPLITSMEIEDDNLYEPVYSALGNLITRPVSYKVGDFATWQRIIRLDAIRANAEWVIYSPCQASVSKDKAWQLAESVGLKDYDHLEPSRVYHAGRLVAILEAYALYDSEIGYCQGMSDLLSPIVSVIEEDYVAFWCFVGFMRRARHNFRLDEIGIRRQLNIVSKIIKCKDSHLYRHLENLQAEDCFFVYRMVVVLFRRELTFEQTLCLWEVMWADQAAIRAGMIKSAWRQMRLKAPPTEDLLLYAIAACVLQKRRLIIDNYSSMDEIMKECNSMAGHLDVWKLLDDAHDLVVTLHDKI; encoded by the exons ATGGTGTTGAGGACCTCGGGAGTGAGAAGGCGCCAGGGGATAATACTAATTTCTCAGGTGCTTACAACGCTGACGTCGGCGGCAGCTGCCCTCTTGTTCATGCCCGAGATCTTTCTCGGCGGTTATGATCAGAGCAGGATCTATTTTTTCGCGGAGGCCAACAGCGGCTCCGGCGGAGGGGGAAACGTCCTCATTCCCTCCTCTTTCAATGTCGGAATAGCCATCGCTGTCACGGCCATGGCCGGTCTCGCGCTCGCCGCTACCCTCGTCTACTCCTCCCGTAG CAGAAGCCTTACATCTCCTTGGTCTAGAAGGAGAAGGAAACATGCTCTCTTGGCCAAACAATGGAAGGGTTTGTTTGATGCTGATGGGAGACTTTCAGATGGAGGAGTCAAATTTTTGAAGAAAATCCGTACTGGG GGTGTTGAGCCTAGCATACGGATGGAGGTTTGGCCCTTCCTTCTTGGAAT GTATGATGTGAGAAGCTCAAAGAGTGAGAGAGATGCCACTAAAGCTCAAAAGAG GAAAGAATATGCAGAGCTACGGAAACAGTGTCGTCAAATTTCCAAACGTGGTGAACAGAGTTTTAAATTAAAGGATACATCTGGAAACAATAGCGAAGAAGAAGATGGGGAAGATACCAGTCAAGTTTTTGATTCTTCAAGTCTGGATGAAGCTACAAGTACCAGACCTTCTCAATTGACAGAGGTTACTAGTTCGTCTGTTGAGGTGCGTGGACACAGGGAGTTAGTGGAGCAGGAAGAAGACAATGGTGAAATTACTAATGAAAACATCTCTGAAGCTGAAACGGACCCATTGGATTCTGATTCCTCTGATGATCTGGAGGACACCAAACCTCTTATCACATCAATGgaaattgaagatgataatctttaTGAGCCTGtgtattcagctcttggcaatCTAATCACGAGGCCAGTCTCTTATAAAGTTGGAGATTTTGCAACATGGCAGCGGATCATACGCCTTGATGCTATACGGGCTAATGCTGAATGGGTAATTTATTCTCCTTGTCAAGCTTCAGTATCAAAAGACAAGGCCTGGCAACTAGCAGAGAGTGTTGGATTGAAGGACTATGATCATCTTGAGCCATCTAGAGTTTATCACGCAGGTCGCCTTGTCGCTATCCTAGAAGCTTATGCTTTGTACGATTCTGAGATCGGTTATTGTCAGGGTATGAGTGATTTGCTGTCTCCAATCGTATCCGTgatagaggaagactatgtggCATTTTGGTGCTTTGTGGGTTTCATGCGGAGAGCTAGGCATAACTTCCGTCTTGATGAAATTGGAATCAGGAGACAGCTGAACATTGTttcaaaaatcataaaatgcaAGGATTCACATCTGTACAGGCACTTGGAGAATCTTCAAGCGGAAGActgtttttttgtttatagaATGGTGGTAGTGTTGTTTAGAAGGGAGCTAACGTTTGAGCAGACGCTTTGCCTGTGGGAAGTGATGTGGGCAGATCAAGCAGCAATTCGAGCAGGAATGATCAAATCTGCATGGCGACAAATGAGGCTAAAGGCTCCACCAACGGAGGATCTGCTACTGTATGCAATAGCTGCTTGTGTGCTTCAAAAGCGGAGGTTGATCATAGACAATTATAGCAGCATGGATGAAATCATGAAGGAGTGCAACAGCATGGCTGGTCATCTTGATGTTTGGAAACTCTTGGACGACGCACATGATTTGGTAGTCACCCTCCATGACAAGATTTAG
- the LOC121771128 gene encoding rab GTPase-activating protein 22-like isoform X2, with product MVLRTSGVRRRQGIILISQVLTTLTSAAAALLFMPEIFLGGYDQSRIYFFAEANSGSGGGGNVLIPSSFNVGIAIAVTAMAGLALAATLVYSSRRSLTSPWSRRRRKHALLAKQWKGLFDADGRLSDGGVKFLKKIRTGGVEPSIRMEVWPFLLGMYDVRSSKSERDATKAQKRKEYAELRKQCRQISKRGEQSFKLKDTSGNNSEEEDGEDTSQVFDSSSLDEATSTRPSQLTEVTSSSVEVRGHRELVEQEEDNGEITNENISEAETDPLDSDSSDDLEDTKPLITSMEIEDDNLYEPVYSALGNLITRPVSYKVGDFATWQRIIRLDAIRANAEWVIYSPCQASVSKDKAWQLAESVGLKDYDHLEPSRVYHAGRLVAILEAYALYDSEIGYCQGMSDLLSPIVSVIEEDYVAFWCFVGFMRRARHNFRLDEIGIRRQLNIVSKIIKCKDSHLYRHLENLQAEDCFFVYRMVVVLFRRELTFEQTLCLWEVMWADQAAIRAGMIKSAWRQMRLKAPPTEDLLLYAIAACVLQKRRLIIDNYSSMDEIMKECNSMAGHLDVWKLLDDAHDLVVTLHDKI from the exons ATGGTGTTGAGGACCTCGGGAGTGAGAAGGCGCCAGGGGATAATACTAATTTCTCAGGTGCTTACAACGCTGACGTCGGCGGCAGCTGCCCTCTTGTTCATGCCCGAGATCTTTCTCGGCGGTTATGATCAGAGCAGGATCTATTTTTTCGCGGAGGCCAACAGCGGCTCCGGCGGAGGGGGAAACGTCCTCATTCCCTCCTCTTTCAATGTCGGAATAGCCATCGCTGTCACGGCCATGGCCGGTCTCGCGCTCGCCGCTACCCTCGTCTACTCCTCCCGTAG AAGCCTTACATCTCCTTGGTCTAGAAGGAGAAGGAAACATGCTCTCTTGGCCAAACAATGGAAGGGTTTGTTTGATGCTGATGGGAGACTTTCAGATGGAGGAGTCAAATTTTTGAAGAAAATCCGTACTGGG GGTGTTGAGCCTAGCATACGGATGGAGGTTTGGCCCTTCCTTCTTGGAAT GTATGATGTGAGAAGCTCAAAGAGTGAGAGAGATGCCACTAAAGCTCAAAAGAG GAAAGAATATGCAGAGCTACGGAAACAGTGTCGTCAAATTTCCAAACGTGGTGAACAGAGTTTTAAATTAAAGGATACATCTGGAAACAATAGCGAAGAAGAAGATGGGGAAGATACCAGTCAAGTTTTTGATTCTTCAAGTCTGGATGAAGCTACAAGTACCAGACCTTCTCAATTGACAGAGGTTACTAGTTCGTCTGTTGAGGTGCGTGGACACAGGGAGTTAGTGGAGCAGGAAGAAGACAATGGTGAAATTACTAATGAAAACATCTCTGAAGCTGAAACGGACCCATTGGATTCTGATTCCTCTGATGATCTGGAGGACACCAAACCTCTTATCACATCAATGgaaattgaagatgataatctttaTGAGCCTGtgtattcagctcttggcaatCTAATCACGAGGCCAGTCTCTTATAAAGTTGGAGATTTTGCAACATGGCAGCGGATCATACGCCTTGATGCTATACGGGCTAATGCTGAATGGGTAATTTATTCTCCTTGTCAAGCTTCAGTATCAAAAGACAAGGCCTGGCAACTAGCAGAGAGTGTTGGATTGAAGGACTATGATCATCTTGAGCCATCTAGAGTTTATCACGCAGGTCGCCTTGTCGCTATCCTAGAAGCTTATGCTTTGTACGATTCTGAGATCGGTTATTGTCAGGGTATGAGTGATTTGCTGTCTCCAATCGTATCCGTgatagaggaagactatgtggCATTTTGGTGCTTTGTGGGTTTCATGCGGAGAGCTAGGCATAACTTCCGTCTTGATGAAATTGGAATCAGGAGACAGCTGAACATTGTttcaaaaatcataaaatgcaAGGATTCACATCTGTACAGGCACTTGGAGAATCTTCAAGCGGAAGActgtttttttgtttatagaATGGTGGTAGTGTTGTTTAGAAGGGAGCTAACGTTTGAGCAGACGCTTTGCCTGTGGGAAGTGATGTGGGCAGATCAAGCAGCAATTCGAGCAGGAATGATCAAATCTGCATGGCGACAAATGAGGCTAAAGGCTCCACCAACGGAGGATCTGCTACTGTATGCAATAGCTGCTTGTGTGCTTCAAAAGCGGAGGTTGATCATAGACAATTATAGCAGCATGGATGAAATCATGAAGGAGTGCAACAGCATGGCTGGTCATCTTGATGTTTGGAAACTCTTGGACGACGCACATGATTTGGTAGTCACCCTCCATGACAAGATTTAG